TGCTTGTGCCTTGGCGACAGCATCACCACCCGATGGAACGCTAGCAGGGCCTTGGGGTACTTCTTCAGCTCAATTAACCGTTGTCCCCAGGCAAAGCAATCGTCTGCGTGCTCCATCCGTTCGGCAAAAATCGGTTCCAAGCTGGTGACCTTAGGGGGCATTTCACGACACATCATCTTTTAATCCTCCGTTCTGTGACCCATGTTGAGTGAACTGAACTCACATAGTGGAAGGACACCAAGCACCTATGCAGTATTCCCGCCTAGTTTTTGATGATGTGATGAAATGATTACAATCCGTTGCCAATGAGGATAAACGGTGCCCAGTAGTAGGGATGGGACAGGGTCTCTACAACAGCGATCGGTAGGCCGGTGCGGGTGCTGATCACATCGATGCTGGCACCGCGCTCTACGCCGGAGGCAGTTAGATCGCCGGTAATCAAGGCAATCTGAGCTTGTCGCAGAGCTTCAGCCTTGCTCATCTGCTGGTTCAGATTGGCGTAGAAGGCATCCATCAAGGTTTGGGTGCCGCCATCACTCACAGCCCAGAGGGAAGCGATCGCTGCTGAAGCCCCCGCTTCTTGCATCAGATAGCCAAACCCAAGGATTTCAGCCCCGTTGCCTAGATCATCGCCCACCCCCGTTTCACAGGCACTCAGCACAATCAACTCCACCCGATTGAAGCGTCCTCGCCAGTCCTCGCTGTTCAATTCTTCTAGCGACAGGCGATCGCCATTACCAAATAAAATAAACGAGTCTGCTGGGGAACCGGGTACAAAGGCGGCATGGGTGGCCAAATGCACAATCGTGTGGCTGTCCATCAATGGCTCTACGAGAGAACGGCTGAAGCGATCGTTCATAAACTGGGTGGTGTCAGGAAAAGCAGCGACCAGATTCTCCACTTCTACTCCAGCAAAGGGGAGACCCGCAAAGGAAAATGACCGCTGACCAATCTGAACGTCAAAGGCTCCTTCACTGAACGCGGCGGCTAAGATCAGGGGAGTGGTGCTGGGACGTAGGGTGAAATTTTGCAGACTGGCGGCGGTGATGTGGTTGATGCGGTAGTTCTCAATCAGCCATTGGTCGCCGTCGTGCAGGACTGCTAGGGGAATGTAGCGCAGAGCTCCATCGGGAGCATAGAGGATGGTTTCAGCTCCAATGGCTTCTAGGTCGTTCTCCATGGGGGCAATCAGCCAGGTGTAGAGTTGCTGAGCGATCGCTCTTGGGTCGCTGCGGGGATCGTCGAGGGCTTGGCGGAATTCTACAATGGCGGTGTTGAGGTCGGCGGAGTCAACGGAGACGGGGTAGCGGGCAGGTTCGCTGAAGGGGGTGACAAGGACGAGTTCCAAACGGTCTTCCAAGATCAGCGGGTAGATCATCACCGCGTTTTGGTCGATGGCACGCAGATTATTTTGCAGGTTAATGAACTCATCGGCGCGGGCAAGGATGTCCTGTTCTTGCAGACTGGTATCGAGCTGGGCGACTAACGTTTGAATTTCGGGACTGTTGAGGAACCCTTGGAAGTCAGCGGAGAGTTCGCGTTGAGTCGTATCCAGTTCGCCGAGGCGCTGGAGTTGGACATCGGTGAGTTGGCTGGGGGGAATGTCGCGCAATTGAGCGAGTTCGTAGCCGACGGCAATGACGCGGTTACTGATGTCCTGTTCTGGGTCGCGTAGGGTGATGCCGCTCTCGGTTTGGGCCGTGCTGCGAACGCCATGAAGGTAGTCATCCAGTTCTTGCACCCGCAATAGATCGAGGACGCGCTGGGCTTCGAGGATGCGGTTTTGTTGCAGGAGGAGGTCGACAAGGGCACGATAGTCTGCTGCAATAGTTTCGGTGTAGGACTGCTGTTGTTCTTGAGATAAGCCACGAATATCCGCCCGAATGGATTCTCGGACGTTAACCGATTGTTTGTAGAACACAATGGCGAGTTCGGGTTGATCTTGCTGAGCCAGCAGGAAGCCTATGTTACTGAGCCACAATCCTTCACTGGAGCGATCGCCAATTTCCTGAGCAACGGTAAGTGCCTGCTGATATTTCTCAAGCGCCTCCTGAGACTGATCAAGATTCCGGTAAGTAACACCCAGATTACCCAGTACGGTACCTTCTCCCTGGCGATTGCCAATCTCACGGAAAATGGCAAGACTTTGCTCATAAAAGCCAATCGCTTGTTGATATTGATCCAGATTCAGATAAGCATTACCCAAATTGCTCAGTGCTTCGCCTTCTCCCTGACGATCGTTGATCTCGCGGGCAATCACTAGACTTTGCTCATGGAAGGCAATCGCCTGTTGATATTGACTCAGATTCAGATAAGCAATGCCCAAATTGTCTAATAAGGCTCTATCTCCAGCGTGATCGTCGATATCGTGGGCAAGGGCAAGACTTTGCGTATAGAAGTCAATGGCTTGTTGATACTGCCCTAGCTGATTGTAAATAATTCCTAGATTGCTCAGTGTGGCTCCTTCTCCTTGACGATCGCCAATATTGCGGGCAATTGCTAGACGTTGCTCATAGAAGTCGATGGCTTGTTGATACTGCCCCAGATAATCGTAAATAATGCCCAGATTGTTCAGGGCGTTTCCTTCTCCCTGACGATCGCCAATATCGCGGGCTATCGTTAGACGTTGCTCATGGAAGGCTATCGCCTGTTGATATTGACTCAAAGCAGTATAAGCATTGCCCAGACCACCTAGTGCAGCTCCTTCTCCCTCGCGATCGTCAATTTCACGGAAAATGGCAAGACTGTGCTCATAAAAGTCAATAGCTTGTTGATATTGACCCAAATCAGCGTAAGCATTGCCCAGATTATGCAATACAGTTCCTTCTTCTTGGCGATCGTCAATTTCACGGAAAATGGTAAGACTTTGCTCATAGAGGTCAATGGCTTGTTGATATTGACCTAGAAGCCAGTAAGCATTACCCAGACCGTCTAGAGCATCTCCTTCTCCACGGCGATCGCCCATCTTACAGGCAACTTCAAGGGCTTGCTCATAAAAGTCAATGGATTGATCGTACTGACCTAGTACAGAAGAAATATTGCCCAAATTGTTTAAGACATATCCCTCCCCTTGGTGATCTTCAACCTCGCGGGCAATTTCAAGGGCTTGCTCATAAAGGTCAATCGCTTGCTCGTGTTGACCTAGCACAAAGTCAACATTGCCTAAGCGCCGTAGTGCATTTCCTTCTCCTTGACGGCTCTCTTGAGGAAATGCAGTTTGTACAAATGGATCTTGATAAAGTTCTAGTGCCTGCTGCCAGGACTGTAAGGCAGCTTGAAACTCGCTTACCTGATACTGCTGAACGCCCTGCTGGAGGAGGCGATCGCCCTCATCAAGCAACGCCGCCGCATCGGTCTGGGCAACCGTAACCTGAGCCTCCACCGGTGCAGATGGCAACAGCACCACAGCAGCGGGCATCACGAGCAACGAAGTTAGCAGAGACAAAAGTTTCGCGTTCATGGTTGGGGGTTTCTCATCACATCCACATCGTACATAGTCGCAGGGCAACAAGCAGCTATGCAGAAGGCGACTCCTTCCCTTCACCAAAAACCATCTACAACTTGATACAATTCAGGCACTGAGTCATCAACGATTCTTAACATGCCAGAAGTTGCACGATTTTATGGGATTGTGATCAAAGTCTTTTTTGGCGATCATCCTCCTCCACATTTTCATGCCATCTACGGTGAGTATGTTGCACTCATTGGCATTGAATCCCTTGAAGTGATTGAAGGCGACTTGCCAAATCGAGCGCAGAAACTTGTTCTCGACTGGGCAACCCTCTATCAGCAAGATTTGTTACAAATGTGGAATACTCAAGAATTTCGCAAACTGCCACCGCTGGATTAACTATCAGTTCTATGAACTATCCTCGAATCCATACAGCTCAAGTCCTCGATGACACGACTCTCCTCATCGAATTTACCAACCAAGAGCAGAAAATCTACGACATTAGCCCGCTGCTCAATCGCCCCATGTTTGCACCCTTGCGTTCACCCGCCTTTTTCAAAAACTTCCAGATTGAACCCGGCGGATATGCGATCGCCTGGAACACAGAGATTGACCTAAGCGAATACGAACTGTGGAAAAATGGGGTTCCGATCCATCCTGGCATATCTAGAATGACCTAGGGGCGATCGCCCCAACAGCCTACAAAAGCCCCAAAAACTCATCAACGTCAAATCTGCCTGTCGAATAATGGCTCGCCATGTCCCACGATCCAGCGTTGAGTGATTAGGAAGCGAGATCGTCGTTCTCGGATCTTCACGCACCAACATCATGTGACTGCCGCGCTGGCGCTCAACCTTGAATCAATGTGAATGCTTGGTTCTAGCACAACCGACTTCCTAGAACCTGAACTGGCCGATCGCCATCAACTGATCCACACAACAATGAGCTCAGCAAAGACCAGCGTTTTGTGTTCATGGTTTGGGGTTCCTCATAACATCCATATCGTACATAGTCGCAGGGCAGTGATGCAGAGTGCTATCTATACCGCTACCTCAGCGATCGCCCCCCAGCCCGTTTTGCCCCACAAACTCCACAATCCGAGTGATATCCACCCCAAAATTGATCACACCCTCATAGACTGGACGCTCAACCCCACTACTGTTGATAAAGGTATCCACGACCGTATTGGTTGTTTCTTCTGCCGAATTTAGCCCCACAATATAAGCCTGATCATCAATCCATGTCAGGATTGGACCACCCGACGATCCACCAAAAGTATCACAATCATGGGCAATGCTACCTTCGTAGGTACCCACGACACTGCAACCCAGATGTACCCCAGCACTACTCACCGGACGGTCTCTAGGATAGTCGCCAGAATATCCCACCATCACCAACTGTTCAGCGTAGTTTTCCATCAATTCATCAACCGACAGCGGCATCCAGGGAATCGTACCGTAGCGATCGCCCAACGGTTGATCAAGTAACATAAATGCCCAATCACCTGCATTCGGTGGTGAATTATTCTCAGTAAAATCAGTACCAGACCACACTGCCTCAACATTAGCAACATCGGCCAGATCCAAAACCGCATTATTAATGACATTAGGTTGGAACTGAAGTGCAGGGTAGAGTTTTCCCGTTGACGGATTGATAACGCAGTGGGCATTGGTCAGCACCGTACGGGGCGCAACTAACGTTCCCGAACAATGTCCCATCACGAACCCATCTGAATCAGCGATGATAATGCGCCCAATCGCCGACCAAGGATAACGCCGACTTGTCAACTCCAATCGATCATCCACATCGATGATGCCCCTGGTATCTTGAGGATGGATAGATAAGCCTTGTGCTTCTAGTGCTTCTGGAATAATGGCTTCAGGTTGCGGCAAGAGACCTAGTAAATACAGTTCGTCTAGAGGCAGTACTCGGATTTGACTCTCTGATTCAGCCACAGGTTGATTCTGTTCAGCTTCAGGAGCAGGTGTTGCCCAGGCGGTAGAATTTGACGGGCGATCGCCTACCGTTACTGTAAACATAAAACTTGCGGCCATCAGTAGCGTCAGTCGATGCAATATTGTCTTCATTTCTGTCCATCCCTGTAAACGATATTTCTGTCAACCTCAGAGTACTAGGCTGTTGAACAGTCGAACTCTCGTTGACCTGAGAACATCTAGAACGCTGAGAATCTGGGTACCAACATGGGTGATGCCTAGCCGCTGTGCTCCTACAAATGTGCTCCTACAGACCATTGCCAATCAGAATGAACGGTGCCCAATAGTAGGGATGGCTGAGATCGCTCCCGTCGGTCGTCACTGCTTCACCCGTAGCACTGTTAAGCACGACAATGCTAGCCGTGCCTCGCTCTCCCCCGACCGCTGTAAAGTCTCCAGTAATCAGGGCCATCTGCGCGGCTTGCAAGGCGGCATTTTTAGTCATGTCCTGATTCAGAGCGTCATAGAAGGCGGTCATCAACACTTGGGTGCCCTGGTCGCTCACCTGCCAGAGGGAAGCGATCACAGCCTTGGCCCCCCGCCGCTGGAACTGGTAGCCCAGCCCTAGGATTTGTTCGCCGTTGTTGTCGAAGCCGCCGAGACCTGTGTCGCAGGCACTCAGCACCACCAGGTCAATATCCTCCAATGACCAGGTAGCCACGTCTGCTAGGGTGGGAGCCTCGCCGCTGCCAAAGAGAATGAAGGAATCCTGGGCTTCTCCTTCCACCATGACCCCATGGGTGGCCAGGTGCAAAATGTTGATGCCGCCCAGTTCCCGCAGGACGGTATTCAGGTCAAAGGCGCGATCCAGAAGGGTGACGGTGCGATCGGGGAGGGCAGCGGCCAGTTGGGTGACTTCAACGCCGGCGAAAGATAAACCCTGTAGGGGAATGCCGTCGATGTTGTAGGTGATGCTGGGGTCGGCGAAGGCGGCGGCCAGAATGCGGGGCGCTTCGAAGGGCTGGGCCGTGAGTTCTTGGAGAGATTGAGCAGTGATGTGGTTGACTTGGAAGCGCTGGGCTAGCCATTGGTCGCCGTCGTGGAAGGCAGCGGGGGGGATGTAGCGCAGGGAGGCATCGGGGGCGTAGATCAGGGTGGTGACGCCCGCCGCTTCGAGGTCAGCTTCGAGGGGTTCGATCAGCCAACCGTAGAGTTCTTGAGCGGGGGTTTGGGCATCATTGCGGGGATCTTCTAGGGCCTGGCGGAAGCGGGTGATGGCGGCGTTGAGTTGGGTGCGGGGAATCTGCACGGTGCGCCGCAGGGGTTCGGTGTTGGCGGTGGTGATCACCAGTTCTATCCTATCTTCTAGCACGAGGGGATAAATTAGGGCGGCATCGAGTTCACCGAGGTTGTTGCGGAGGGCGGCAAGGTCTTCTAAATCCACGGTCTGCCGCAGGACTTGGGGGCTGAGGGGGGCCAGCAGGTCTTGAATGTCGTCACTCCAAACAAAGCTGTTAAAGTCTCTGGCGAGGTCTTGCTCTAGGCTGACCAGTTCATCTAACCGCTGAGATTGGGCGGGGGTGAGGGGGGCTTGTCGTTGTTGGGCGTTGAGGCGGGCCCGTTCTTGCCCCAGAGCAATTGCGTTGGCCTGGAGCTGTCCGTAGCGTTCGAGGATGGTCTGCTCGGGCTGGAGATAGGCGACTCCACTGGCGGTCTGGGCATTGCGGCGGATGTCTCCGGCCAGGTACTCGTCGAGTTCTTGGACTTTGAGCAGGTCAAGGACGCGCTGGGCTTCGAGGATGCGATCCTGTTGCAGCAGTAGGTCGGCCAGGAGGCGGTAGTCATCAGCAACGGTGTCGGTGAAGGATTGCTGGAGGTCGGTGTCGAGGCCGCGAATGTCGCCGCGAATCGCTTCCCGCACATCAACGCTGGCTTTGAGGAAAATGATGGCCAGTTCGGTTTGATTTTGGTCATTCAGGAGAACACCAATGTAACTGAGGGCAGTGGCTTCTTCAGCACGGGCACCGAGTTCGTTGAACAGGGTGAGGGCTTGGCCATACTGCTCTAGGGCGCGGTCATCCTGATCCAGACCACGGTAAGCAAATCCCAAATTGCCTAGGGCATGCCCTTCTCCAGCGCGATTGCCAATCTCGCGGGCGATCGCTAGGGATTGTTCATAAAAGTCAATGGCGCGCTCGTAACGACCCAGGCTGTTGTAAGCAATTCCCAAATTACCCAGGGCTCGACCTTCCCCAGCGCGATCGCCTATCTCGCGGGCGATTATTAGGTGTTGTTCATGAAAGTCAATAGCGCGCTCGTACTGACCCAGATTGCGGTAAGCAACACCCAAGTTCCCTAAGACGGTACCTTCTTCAGCCCGGACACCGAGTTCGCGGAAGATCGTCAGAGCTTGTTCAAGGAGGTCAATGGTGCGCTCGTACTGACCTAGACTGAGGTAAGCATTGCCCAAATTTGTCAGGTCGGCCCCTTCACTAGCGCGATCACTAATTTCACGGGAAATGGCTAAGGCTTGTTCATAAAAGTCAATAGCGCGCTCGTACTGACCCAGATTGCGGTAAGCAACACCCAAGTTCCCCAAGATAGCCCCTTCAACAGTGCGATTACCACTCTCACGGGTAATCACTAGGGCTTGTTCATAGAAGTCAATGGCGCGCTCGTACTGACTCAGGTGAAGATAAGCACTGCCCAAATTAGTTAGGGCAGAGCCTTCACCACGGCGATTGCCAATCTCACGGGCGATCGCGAGAGCTTCCTCATATAAATCAATCGCTTGTTGGTATTGAGCCAGATTTCTATAGGCTTCCCCCAGTGCATTCAGCACAGTGCCTTCACCCTGGCGATTATCCATCGCACGGACGATTTCTAACGCCTGTTCCCAAGAGGTAATCGCCTCCCGAAACTGGCTGCGGTTAAATTGCTCCAGCCCTTGTTGAAAGAGTTGATTAGCTTCTGCACTCGCACGTGCACTCTCCTGTCCCCGTTGATACTCCTCAGCACTAATAGCCGCTACCGTCAGCCTATAGCGCCCTCGACCCATAGCATTATAAGCATTGGCAATCACTGAGTATTGACCTGTTTCAGACAACTGAATATAGATGATTGAATTCAGCCCCTCAACGCTATCATCGTTTTCTGCAACCCTCTCGCCGTCTGGGCTAAGCAGAATTAAATATGTGTCAAAGGCCTCGCTACTGAGGCGAATTTCGATCAACTGCCCAGCTTCACCATTAAAGGTGTAAAGGTCGTATAGACTGCTATCTGGCAAGGCCTCATCGCCATCCTCTAGTTGCCCTTCTACGTCTAGCAGAGCTGCTGTTCCATCCTGCTTTAATCCAGTTTGGGGTAGTAAAGGTGCCAAGTTCCCCAGTCCTTGCGATGTTGGAAGTAAGGGTAAGTCAGGTCGCTGTCCAAATGGCTTGATATCTAAGTGGATGGCTTGTGGCGGTTCCACTACCGGGTTCAGCATCTCACCAGTTATGGGAGACTGCCAAAGCACTGGGTTCTCGGTAGCAGGCGATCCGCTGCTGGGGAGGGTAGCAGCGGTGAGGGTGAGGACAGCGAGGAGAGAGGAAAGGGGAGGCATAGGAAGGAGTATAAGGGGGTAGGGGGGAAAGCCCACCGGGATGGGCACGAGCCAACCACAGGTTGTCATAAGCTTATAGTGCTAAGGCGAAGGAAGGTATGCCACTTTAGGGAATCGTTGGGAGAATACAGCATCGGACAACCATCGATAGCACCTTCTCGCTAGTTTATCTGCAATCTGGGAAACAAAGTAAGCCTATTCTGCATCATCCGCCTCCGGTGACGGATTGGTGATTAGAAAAAAGCAAGAATTGTATTCACTGCCACTGTCCAGCGACCAAGCTCCCGTAAATGGACTGACAAACGGGTCGCTAATGGAGCGCACCAGCACCTCATAATCCCCCGGTTTGAGGATGAACCTCTGCACCGGCCCTTGATTCGGGCACTCCGCAGGCCCTTCCCTTGCATAGGTTTGGCACTCCTCACAGGGGGCGATTTCCTCAAAGCGGGTCTCTGGGCCACTGAAGATCACCCGCATGTGTTCTGGGGAATTATTGCGGATTTCCACCACCGTGACGCCATCGGTGGCATAGCCGCTCAACCCTGGGTCTCCCAGTTCTCCCGCACCTTCCGCCTTGGCTTGAGCCAGTAAAACTTTGGCCAAAGCTGTTTCCACTTCAGGCACGATCGCATGGTTAGCGTACTTGCGCAAGATCTGCTGATAGGCAGCGATCGCTGCCTCCAGTTGTCCCTCATCCCAGTAGGTTTGCCCACAGGCTTGCAGGAGCA
The sequence above is drawn from the Leptolyngbya sp. CCY15150 genome and encodes:
- a CDS encoding tetratricopeptide repeat protein, translated to MNAKLLSLLTSLLVMPAAVVLLPSAPVEAQVTVAQTDAAALLDEGDRLLQQGVQQYQVSEFQAALQSWQQALELYQDPFVQTAFPQESRQGEGNALRRLGNVDFVLGQHEQAIDLYEQALEIAREVEDHQGEGYVLNNLGNISSVLGQYDQSIDFYEQALEVACKMGDRRGEGDALDGLGNAYWLLGQYQQAIDLYEQSLTIFREIDDRQEEGTVLHNLGNAYADLGQYQQAIDFYEHSLAIFREIDDREGEGAALGGLGNAYTALSQYQQAIAFHEQRLTIARDIGDRQGEGNALNNLGIIYDYLGQYQQAIDFYEQRLAIARNIGDRQGEGATLSNLGIIYNQLGQYQQAIDFYTQSLALAHDIDDHAGDRALLDNLGIAYLNLSQYQQAIAFHEQSLVIAREINDRQGEGEALSNLGNAYLNLDQYQQAIGFYEQSLAIFREIGNRQGEGTVLGNLGVTYRNLDQSQEALEKYQQALTVAQEIGDRSSEGLWLSNIGFLLAQQDQPELAIVFYKQSVNVRESIRADIRGLSQEQQQSYTETIAADYRALVDLLLQQNRILEAQRVLDLLRVQELDDYLHGVRSTAQTESGITLRDPEQDISNRVIAVGYELAQLRDIPPSQLTDVQLQRLGELDTTQRELSADFQGFLNSPEIQTLVAQLDTSLQEQDILARADEFINLQNNLRAIDQNAVMIYPLILEDRLELVLVTPFSEPARYPVSVDSADLNTAIVEFRQALDDPRSDPRAIAQQLYTWLIAPMENDLEAIGAETILYAPDGALRYIPLAVLHDGDQWLIENYRINHITAASLQNFTLRPSTTPLILAAAFSEGAFDVQIGQRSFSFAGLPFAGVEVENLVAAFPDTTQFMNDRFSRSLVEPLMDSHTIVHLATHAAFVPGSPADSFILFGNGDRLSLEELNSEDWRGRFNRVELIVLSACETGVGDDLGNGAEILGFGYLMQEAGASAAIASLWAVSDGGTQTLMDAFYANLNQQMSKAEALRQAQIALITGDLTASGVERGASIDVISTRTGLPIAVVETLSHPYYWAPFILIGNGL
- a CDS encoding DUF4160 domain-containing protein, which translates into the protein MPEVARFYGIVIKVFFGDHPPPHFHAIYGEYVALIGIESLEVIEGDLPNRAQKLVLDWATLYQQDLLQMWNTQEFRKLPPLD
- a CDS encoding DUF2442 domain-containing protein → MNYPRIHTAQVLDDTTLLIEFTNQEQKIYDISPLLNRPMFAPLRSPAFFKNFQIEPGGYAIAWNTEIDLSEYELWKNGVPIHPGISRMT
- a CDS encoding trypsin-like peptidase domain-containing protein; the encoded protein is MKTILHRLTLLMAASFMFTVTVGDRPSNSTAWATPAPEAEQNQPVAESESQIRVLPLDELYLLGLLPQPEAIIPEALEAQGLSIHPQDTRGIIDVDDRLELTSRRYPWSAIGRIIIADSDGFVMGHCSGTLVAPRTVLTNAHCVINPSTGKLYPALQFQPNVINNAVLDLADVANVEAVWSGTDFTENNSPPNAGDWAFMLLDQPLGDRYGTIPWMPLSVDELMENYAEQLVMVGYSGDYPRDRPVSSAGVHLGCSVVGTYEGSIAHDCDTFGGSSGGPILTWIDDQAYIVGLNSAEETTNTVVDTFINSSGVERPVYEGVINFGVDITRIVEFVGQNGLGGDR
- a CDS encoding tetratricopeptide repeat protein, coding for MPPLSSLLAVLTLTAATLPSSGSPATENPVLWQSPITGEMLNPVVEPPQAIHLDIKPFGQRPDLPLLPTSQGLGNLAPLLPQTGLKQDGTAALLDVEGQLEDGDEALPDSSLYDLYTFNGEAGQLIEIRLSSEAFDTYLILLSPDGERVAENDDSVEGLNSIIYIQLSETGQYSVIANAYNAMGRGRYRLTVAAISAEEYQRGQESARASAEANQLFQQGLEQFNRSQFREAITSWEQALEIVRAMDNRQGEGTVLNALGEAYRNLAQYQQAIDLYEEALAIAREIGNRRGEGSALTNLGSAYLHLSQYERAIDFYEQALVITRESGNRTVEGAILGNLGVAYRNLGQYERAIDFYEQALAISREISDRASEGADLTNLGNAYLSLGQYERTIDLLEQALTIFRELGVRAEEGTVLGNLGVAYRNLGQYERAIDFHEQHLIIAREIGDRAGEGRALGNLGIAYNSLGRYERAIDFYEQSLAIAREIGNRAGEGHALGNLGFAYRGLDQDDRALEQYGQALTLFNELGARAEEATALSYIGVLLNDQNQTELAIIFLKASVDVREAIRGDIRGLDTDLQQSFTDTVADDYRLLADLLLQQDRILEAQRVLDLLKVQELDEYLAGDIRRNAQTASGVAYLQPEQTILERYGQLQANAIALGQERARLNAQQRQAPLTPAQSQRLDELVSLEQDLARDFNSFVWSDDIQDLLAPLSPQVLRQTVDLEDLAALRNNLGELDAALIYPLVLEDRIELVITTANTEPLRRTVQIPRTQLNAAITRFRQALEDPRNDAQTPAQELYGWLIEPLEADLEAAGVTTLIYAPDASLRYIPPAAFHDGDQWLAQRFQVNHITAQSLQELTAQPFEAPRILAAAFADPSITYNIDGIPLQGLSFAGVEVTQLAAALPDRTVTLLDRAFDLNTVLRELGGINILHLATHGVMVEGEAQDSFILFGSGEAPTLADVATWSLEDIDLVVLSACDTGLGGFDNNGEQILGLGYQFQRRGAKAVIASLWQVSDQGTQVLMTAFYDALNQDMTKNAALQAAQMALITGDFTAVGGERGTASIVVLNSATGEAVTTDGSDLSHPYYWAPFILIGNGL